A genomic segment from Saprospiraceae bacterium encodes:
- a CDS encoding gluconate 2-dehydrogenase subunit 3 family protein: protein MDRRESLKTLMVGTLAGASLGTAVGCKTDNKTDQVAPPPAAETGLYGRTPEEKLWDEKIKSQVYLNQHELETIAVLCDIILPATESAGSANDAEVPAFIEFIVKDLPSNQLPMRGGLMWLDTESNRRFNKVFQAASNSQQLEIIEDIAYPDPDNKKPDMAYGIKFFNLIRNLTITGYYTSKIGIEDLGYSGNYANIWDGVPPEILADHEVDYDPAWLAKCVDQSKREEIATWDDQGNLLT, encoded by the coding sequence ATGGATAGAAGAGAATCGTTAAAAACCTTAATGGTCGGTACACTGGCAGGTGCATCTTTAGGAACAGCAGTAGGTTGTAAAACAGATAATAAGACAGACCAGGTCGCACCACCACCCGCAGCAGAGACAGGCCTCTACGGGCGTACTCCCGAAGAAAAATTATGGGATGAGAAAATAAAATCACAGGTATATCTCAATCAGCATGAACTCGAAACGATAGCCGTTTTATGCGATATTATCCTTCCTGCGACGGAATCTGCAGGTTCTGCCAATGATGCAGAAGTACCTGCTTTCATCGAATTCATTGTGAAAGACCTGCCTTCCAACCAATTACCCATGCGTGGCGGCTTGATGTGGTTGGACACAGAGTCCAATCGGCGGTTTAATAAGGTTTTCCAGGCGGCAAGCAATAGCCAGCAATTGGAGATCATAGAGGATATCGCTTATCCCGATCCTGACAACAAAAAGCCCGATATGGCTTATGGGATTAAGTTTTTCAACCTCATCCGCAATTTAACCATTACAGGGTATTACACCTCTAAGATCGGAATTGAGGACCTTGGTTATTCCGGTAATTATGCTAATATCTGGGATGGCGTCCCCCCCGAGATATTGGCTGACCACGAGGTTGACTATGACCCAGCCTGGCTGGCTAAGTGCGTAGACCAAAGTAAAAGAGAAGAAATTGCAACATGGGATGACCAAGGAAATTTATTAACCTAA
- a CDS encoding GMC family oxidoreductase, which translates to MQIIESPTMYDVIIVGSGAGGGMATKVLSEAGLKVALVEAGPFFDPKDEATRTQLKWPWESPRRGASTTRAFGDFDMSWGDWEVDGEPYTTKDDTKFYWWRARMLGGRTNHWGRISLRFGPKDFKHKDIDGLGENWPIGYEDVKPYYDKLDKLIGVFGSNEGLPNDPDGFFLPPPKPRLHELYYIKGAKKAGVTVIPGRLSILTKRINKDRGVCFYCSQCGRSCSAYADFSAGSCLIFPAQKNGGQIDLFTNCMVRTVTTDKEGKATGVSYINKEDRKEYQLKGKVVVLGASACSTARILLNSKSPQHPNGLGNSSDNVGRYLHDSTGSSRSAFVPALMNRKTNYNEDGVGGMHVYSPWWLDNKKLDFPRGYHLEIWGGMGMPSYGFGFNVSEMNKYIGGSIGGYGTKLREDVKRFYGATMGISGRGESIAMRDNYCEIDPNVVDQFGIPVLRFHYKWSDYERKQAKHMHETFEEIFHGIGAEVMGETPGPEKDYGLAAPGQIIHEVGTTRMGNDPKTSVTNSWQQLHDAKNVFIVDAGPFVSQADKNCTWTIMALSMRTSEYIVDQFKKMNL; encoded by the coding sequence ATGCAAATAATAGAATCTCCAACGATGTATGATGTCATAATTGTCGGCTCCGGTGCGGGTGGCGGTATGGCAACTAAAGTATTATCTGAAGCTGGCTTGAAAGTCGCCCTGGTAGAAGCTGGGCCCTTCTTTGATCCCAAAGATGAAGCCACTCGAACCCAATTGAAATGGCCCTGGGAGTCTCCGCGGCGCGGCGCCAGTACAACCCGAGCTTTTGGTGACTTTGACATGTCCTGGGGCGATTGGGAAGTAGATGGCGAACCTTACACAACCAAAGATGATACCAAGTTTTATTGGTGGCGTGCCAGGATGTTAGGTGGCCGAACCAACCACTGGGGCCGGATTTCGCTACGTTTCGGGCCTAAGGATTTCAAACACAAAGATATCGATGGCTTAGGCGAAAATTGGCCAATAGGCTATGAGGATGTGAAGCCATATTACGATAAACTGGATAAGCTAATTGGTGTATTTGGCTCTAATGAAGGCCTGCCCAATGACCCTGATGGCTTTTTCTTGCCACCTCCTAAACCGCGATTACATGAATTGTATTATATCAAGGGAGCAAAAAAAGCAGGGGTGACGGTTATCCCAGGACGGCTTTCTATTTTGACCAAAAGGATCAACAAAGACCGTGGCGTCTGTTTTTATTGCAGTCAATGTGGCCGTTCTTGTAGTGCCTATGCCGATTTCTCTGCTGGTTCTTGTTTGATTTTTCCTGCTCAAAAAAATGGCGGACAAATTGATTTGTTTACCAATTGTATGGTACGAACCGTCACCACAGATAAAGAAGGCAAAGCTACAGGTGTTTCCTATATCAACAAAGAAGATCGAAAGGAATACCAATTGAAAGGGAAGGTCGTCGTCCTCGGCGCCTCCGCTTGCAGTACTGCCAGGATTTTGCTCAATTCCAAAAGCCCACAGCATCCTAATGGCTTAGGAAACAGCAGCGATAATGTCGGCCGTTATTTGCACGATTCTACGGGATCAAGCCGATCGGCCTTCGTTCCTGCATTGATGAACCGCAAGACCAACTACAATGAAGATGGGGTAGGAGGTATGCACGTTTATTCGCCTTGGTGGCTGGACAATAAAAAACTGGATTTCCCCAGAGGGTATCATTTGGAGATTTGGGGCGGTATGGGAATGCCTTCTTACGGCTTTGGCTTCAATGTTTCCGAAATGAACAAATATATCGGCGGTTCGATCGGCGGATATGGCACCAAGTTGCGGGAAGATGTGAAGCGCTTTTATGGCGCTACAATGGGGATCTCAGGTCGTGGAGAATCCATTGCGATGAGAGATAACTATTGCGAAATTGATCCGAATGTCGTCGATCAGTTTGGTATTCCGGTCTTGAGGTTCCATTATAAATGGTCAGATTACGAAAGGAAACAGGCCAAACATATGCACGAAACCTTTGAGGAAATCTTCCACGGGATAGGTGCTGAGGTCATGGGAGAAACACCTGGCCCAGAAAAAGACTACGGCCTCGCTGCACCAGGACAAATTATTCACGAAGTAGGAACAACCCGGATGGGCAATGATCCCAAGACTTCCGTGACCAATTCCTGGCAGCAACTGCATGATGCCAAAAATGTATTCATCGTAGATGCTGGCCCATTTGTTTCTCAGGCCGACAAAAACTGTACCTGGACCATCATGGCTTTATCCATGAGAACCTCAGAGTACATCGTTGATCAATTTAAAAAAATGAACCTTTAA
- a CDS encoding MBL fold metallo-hydrolase, which produces MKMIKKIAFTLLALVFLFLVLFFYSINTHVSIGRFEEWYATPSLGTPAGPVKVQFVGVSTLLISDGTTTLMTDGFFTRPSAMELIFGKITPSMETVKWGIKRLGIEHLDAIFVVHSHFDHAMDAPLVAQLTGAPMYGSESTANIGRGLHLQENQIRLFEAGKSIQAGAFKVTPLLSKHYEFANVRIREKTLEGKQDITEALVPPVKATDYKMGGAYTLLFEHPRGSFVLQSSAGWKENSLADIQTDVVIMGIGGLGAQTEAYQATYFKEIVDQLGAKQAYLIHWDALVGSIQKPIQGEVLLIDKLMGKTIKGFEAVEREAAKRPHLKVNLLPQWDPVILF; this is translated from the coding sequence ATGAAAATGATCAAAAAAATCGCCTTTACCCTGCTTGCTCTGGTGTTTTTATTCCTGGTGCTTTTTTTCTATTCCATAAATACCCATGTATCAATTGGCCGATTTGAAGAATGGTATGCGACGCCTTCTTTAGGCACCCCTGCTGGCCCTGTAAAAGTACAATTTGTTGGCGTCAGCACTTTACTCATTTCGGATGGCACCACTACCCTTATGACGGATGGCTTTTTTACCCGCCCTAGTGCGATGGAATTGATTTTTGGAAAAATAACCCCTTCGATGGAAACTGTCAAATGGGGAATAAAGCGATTGGGTATTGAACACCTGGACGCTATTTTTGTCGTTCATTCTCACTTTGATCATGCGATGGATGCACCGCTGGTCGCGCAACTTACTGGTGCGCCGATGTATGGCTCCGAGTCCACTGCCAATATTGGGCGTGGACTGCATTTGCAGGAAAACCAGATTAGGTTGTTCGAAGCGGGAAAGTCCATTCAGGCCGGTGCCTTCAAGGTAACGCCTTTGCTTTCCAAACACTATGAGTTTGCCAATGTCAGGATTCGGGAAAAAACCCTGGAGGGTAAGCAAGACATTACCGAGGCACTCGTCCCGCCGGTCAAGGCAACGGATTATAAAATGGGCGGTGCCTACACTTTATTATTTGAACACCCAAGGGGCAGCTTTGTCCTACAGAGCAGTGCAGGTTGGAAGGAAAATAGCTTGGCGGATATTCAGACTGATGTGGTCATTATGGGCATCGGGGGCTTGGGGGCTCAAACCGAAGCCTACCAGGCTACCTATTTTAAAGAAATAGTAGACCAGTTAGGTGCTAAACAAGCCTATTTGATCCACTGGGATGCCTTGGTGGGTTCTATCCAAAAACCAATACAAGGAGAAGTTTTGTTGATCGACAAGCTCATGGGAAAAACAATTAAGGGTTTTGAAGCAGTTGAACGAGAAGCCGCCAAACGGCCTCATTTAAAGGTCAATTTGCTACCTCAATGGGATCCTGTGATATTGTTCTAA
- a CDS encoding gamma carbonic anhydrase family protein: MPLIQAVKGIYPKMGENCFIADNATIVGDVEMGDDCSVWFQTVIRGDVNSIRIGNKVNIQDGAIIHCTYLRTATTIGNSVSIGHRAIVHGCTLHDNVLIGMGAIVMDNAVVEENCLIAAGAVVLENTRCESGFIYAGVPAKKVKALSADQFKDTIERIADAYLMYSGWFKP; the protein is encoded by the coding sequence ATGCCACTAATTCAAGCCGTAAAAGGGATTTATCCTAAAATGGGTGAAAACTGTTTCATTGCTGATAATGCTACGATTGTAGGCGATGTAGAAATGGGTGATGATTGTAGTGTTTGGTTCCAGACGGTTATTCGAGGGGATGTAAATAGTATTCGCATCGGCAACAAAGTAAACATCCAGGACGGCGCGATTATCCACTGCACCTACTTAAGGACTGCTACCACGATAGGCAACAGTGTTTCTATTGGCCATCGGGCGATTGTGCATGGATGCACCTTACACGATAATGTCTTGATTGGCATGGGAGCTATTGTAATGGATAACGCGGTGGTGGAGGAGAACTGCCTGATTGCCGCAGGAGCAGTTGTTTTAGAAAATACGCGATGCGAATCTGGCTTTATCTATGCAGGGGTACCTGCCAAAAAAGTTAAGGCTTTAAGCGCTGACCAATTTAAAGATACCATTGAACGGATTGCAGATGCTTACCTGATGTATTCCGGCTGGTTTAAACCATAA
- a CDS encoding M12 family metallo-peptidase — MRKVFLVVFLLPLTILFAYSQSDARKPIDLVTDAKKMAQPFQGVNLFKIHPNAQTEKINIDQDIERFDLLEVDFDRLQSLEKARPNTFSLALPLNFVNALTLELVKVDILASDFSVVQRSDNKTVKTSTGVHYRGIIKGDEQSIVAISIYEKEVVGLISSNAGNIVLGKLQGQSAAGIHIAYDDLNVFVRRPFSCGTEDSGISYKRKDLELKDNIETRAVGDCVRLYMEVDHDIHNDKGGVAGATNYVTGLMNQVLMLYANESIQAVVSQIVVWDVPSPYSSTSSSGMLNAFGANTNSINGDLGQLLSYQASGGIAYVNGLCRSNVDYRLSFSSIGSSYASVPTYSWSVMVITHEFGHLWGSQHTHACVWNGNGTAIDGCAGSTEGECALPGNPAQGGTIMSYCHLQNVGINFNLGFGTQPGNVIRNSVLNAACLSSCGPPTCEDGIQNGDETGVDCGGSNCPVCPTCEDGIQNGSETGVDCGGSDCAPCACDGTNVTLTITLDNYPEETRWEIKSGNSVVVSGGPYGSQPDGSTISESICLEDGCYAFIIYDAYGDGICCSFGVGNYTLINNSTDVILASGGSFSSVESTNFCVENGQGPTCSDGIQNGQETGVDCGGPDCPSCPCGVPSGLSANPSDNSAALTWNAAVGANNFNVRARMTGTTNWSVGTNLNSPVNFTGLSACTEYEFQVQSNCNGTASAWSASFVFTTTGCVVATCEDGIQNGQETGIDCGGPDCPDCPVDPTCEDGIQNGQETGVDCGGPDCPDCPTCSDGIQNGQETGVDCGGPDCPDCPTCSDGIQNGQETGVDCGGPDCPDCPTCSDGIQNGQETGVDCGGPDCPDCPTCSDGIQNGQETGVDCGGPDCPDCPTCSDGIQNGQETGVDCGGPDCPDCPADPTCDDGIQNGQETGIDCGGPVCVPCTCDNDLTLTIKLDNFPEETSWEIKKGNTVVASGGPYNNQPDGSTVTEAICLADGCYDFFFYDSYGDGICCTYGQGYYTLTDLSDGAILATGGSFNSVVTSNFCLGEIIPTCEDGLQNGEETGIDCGGPDCPDCPTGPTCGDGIQNGEETGIDCGGPDCPDCPPTNCEYEQINFSNFNNAWGIWNDGGSDCRRSPLDAEYAVGGTGSPVRLRDDSNTSHMTTDNLDLSGFDEIKVNFTYLAMSMDNPTEGFWLQISTDGGNNFTTVDEWYEGNEFENGIFYNDEVIISGPFTSNTRLRFQCDASSNTDYVYLDDVTISGCMPTESLASPEQASLKLATTTLVLPEQLRLFPNPVNDELNINFELPNKADVQMVIMDLQGKKMEQVPFIQVQGRIETTVAVRSYPAGIYIVHLITPSGRLSEKFVVFK; from the coding sequence ATGAGGAAAGTCTTCCTAGTTGTTTTTTTATTACCCCTCACCATTTTATTTGCATATAGTCAATCCGATGCTCGAAAACCAATTGATTTGGTGACGGATGCAAAAAAAATGGCGCAGCCATTCCAGGGTGTTAATTTGTTTAAAATCCATCCCAATGCCCAAACAGAAAAAATTAACATTGACCAGGACATTGAGCGCTTCGACTTGCTGGAGGTCGATTTCGATCGACTGCAATCGCTTGAAAAAGCCCGTCCAAACACCTTTAGTTTGGCGCTCCCTTTAAATTTCGTCAATGCGCTTACCCTGGAATTAGTCAAAGTCGATATTCTAGCCAGTGATTTCAGCGTCGTTCAACGATCTGATAATAAGACCGTTAAAACAAGTACTGGCGTACATTACCGAGGGATAATCAAAGGAGATGAGCAATCGATAGTCGCCATTAGTATTTATGAAAAGGAAGTGGTAGGCCTCATTAGCTCAAATGCGGGCAATATCGTATTAGGAAAATTGCAAGGGCAATCTGCTGCAGGAATCCATATTGCCTATGATGACTTAAATGTATTCGTTCGGCGCCCTTTTTCATGTGGTACGGAGGATAGCGGTATTAGCTATAAACGCAAAGACCTGGAATTGAAGGACAATATAGAGACCCGAGCGGTGGGTGACTGTGTCCGCTTGTACATGGAAGTGGATCACGACATCCATAATGATAAGGGTGGCGTTGCTGGTGCGACGAATTACGTGACAGGCCTGATGAACCAAGTCCTCATGTTGTATGCGAATGAAAGCATACAGGCGGTCGTTTCACAAATCGTAGTTTGGGATGTCCCTAGTCCCTACTCCAGTACCTCTAGTTCTGGGATGTTGAACGCTTTTGGTGCCAACACGAATAGCATTAATGGAGACTTGGGGCAACTATTATCCTACCAGGCAAGTGGTGGCATTGCCTATGTCAATGGCCTTTGCCGATCTAATGTAGATTACCGACTTTCTTTTAGTAGTATTGGTTCTTCTTATGCAAGTGTACCTACCTATTCCTGGTCGGTTATGGTGATCACACATGAATTTGGACACCTTTGGGGTTCCCAACATACCCATGCATGTGTATGGAATGGAAATGGAACAGCTATTGATGGCTGTGCTGGTTCCACCGAAGGAGAATGTGCCTTACCAGGCAATCCGGCTCAAGGGGGTACGATTATGTCTTATTGCCATTTACAAAATGTAGGTATCAATTTTAACCTAGGATTTGGTACTCAACCGGGCAATGTGATTCGCAATAGTGTACTTAATGCCGCTTGCCTGTCTTCTTGTGGCCCACCTACTTGTGAAGATGGCATTCAGAATGGAGACGAAACAGGTGTCGATTGCGGCGGTTCGAATTGTCCGGTATGTCCAACTTGTGAAGACGGTATTCAAAATGGTTCGGAAACGGGTGTAGACTGTGGCGGTTCGGATTGTGCTCCTTGTGCTTGTGATGGAACGAACGTTACCCTTACCATTACATTAGATAATTATCCAGAAGAAACCCGTTGGGAAATAAAAAGTGGTAATTCGGTAGTCGTTAGCGGTGGTCCCTATGGCTCCCAACCGGATGGTTCTACCATTAGTGAGTCCATATGCCTGGAGGATGGCTGTTATGCCTTTATTATTTACGATGCTTATGGCGATGGCATTTGTTGCTCCTTTGGGGTCGGTAATTATACTTTAATAAATAATTCAACGGATGTAATATTAGCGAGTGGCGGTTCCTTCAGTTCAGTTGAAAGCACCAATTTCTGTGTTGAAAATGGACAAGGCCCAACTTGCAGTGACGGTATTCAAAATGGACAAGAAACCGGGGTAGATTGTGGCGGGCCGGACTGTCCGTCTTGTCCTTGTGGTGTCCCCAGTGGGCTTTCTGCTAATCCCAGCGACAATAGTGCTGCTTTAACTTGGAATGCTGCCGTAGGCGCCAATAATTTTAATGTTCGTGCCAGGATGACGGGTACTACAAACTGGTCTGTTGGTACTAACCTCAATTCTCCCGTAAACTTCACTGGCTTAAGTGCTTGTACGGAATATGAATTCCAGGTTCAATCTAACTGTAATGGAACGGCGAGTGCCTGGAGCGCTTCCTTCGTTTTCACCACGACCGGATGTGTAGTGGCAACGTGTGAAGATGGTATTCAAAATGGACAAGAAACAGGTATTGATTGCGGTGGCCCTGATTGCCCTGATTGTCCTGTCGATCCCACTTGCGAGGATGGCATCCAGAACGGACAAGAGACAGGCGTAGATTGCGGCGGACCCGATTGCCCTGATTGCCCTACTTGTAGCGACGGCATCCAGAACGGACAAGAGACAGGCGTAGACTGTGGTGGCCCCGATTGTCCTGATTGCCCCACTTGCAGCGACGGCATCCAGAACGGACAAGAGACAGGCGTAGACTGCGGTGGCCCTGATTGTCCTGATTGCCCCACTTGCAGCGACGGCATCCAGAACGGACAAGAAACAGGCGTAGACTGTGGTGGCCCCGATTGTCCTGATTGCCCCACTTGCAGCGATGGCATCCAGAACGGACAAGAGACAGGTGTAGACTGTGGTGGCCCCGATTGCCCTGATTGCCCCACTTGCAGCGATGGCATCCAGAACGGACAAGAGACAGGTGTAGACTGTGGTGGCCCCGATTGCCCTGATTGTCCTGCCGACCCCACTTGCGATGATGGCATTCAAAATGGCCAGGAGACCGGTATTGATTGTGGAGGACCAGTTTGTGTACCCTGTACCTGTGATAATGACCTGACCTTGACGATTAAACTAGATAATTTCCCTGAAGAAACCAGTTGGGAAATTAAAAAAGGAAATACAGTTGTGGCATCAGGCGGCCCATACAACAACCAACCAGATGGCTCTACGGTAACGGAGGCAATTTGCTTAGCAGATGGCTGTTATGACTTCTTCTTTTATGATTCATATGGCGATGGAATCTGTTGTACCTATGGCCAAGGGTATTACACTTTAACCGATTTATCAGATGGTGCTATCCTTGCAACTGGTGGTTCCTTCAATAGTGTAGTGACAAGCAATTTCTGTTTGGGTGAAATTATTCCTACTTGCGAAGATGGCCTTCAAAATGGCGAAGAAACAGGTATTGACTGTGGAGGGCCAGACTGTCCAGATTGCCCCACTGGTCCCACCTGTGGAGATGGCATTCAAAATGGCGAAGAAACGGGCATTGATTGCGGAGGACCAGATTGTCCAGATTGCCCACCCACGAATTGTGAATATGAACAAATTAACTTCAGCAATTTTAACAATGCCTGGGGTATCTGGAACGATGGTGGTTCGGATTGCAGGAGAAGTCCGCTCGATGCCGAATACGCCGTGGGAGGAACGGGGAGCCCGGTAAGACTTAGAGATGATAGCAACACATCGCATATGACAACCGACAATCTCGACCTCAGTGGATTTGATGAGATCAAAGTGAATTTTACCTACTTGGCTATGAGTATGGATAATCCAACGGAAGGTTTCTGGCTACAAATCTCTACAGATGGCGGGAATAATTTCACGACAGTAGATGAATGGTATGAAGGGAATGAATTCGAAAATGGGATTTTCTATAATGATGAAGTTATTATTAGTGGTCCATTTACTTCGAATACAAGGTTGCGATTCCAATGTGATGCTTCTAGTAACACTGACTATGTTTACCTCGATGATGTAACAATTTCGGGTTGTATGCCTACGGAATCCTTGGCTTCTCCTGAGCAAGCAAGCCTAAAATTGGCGACAACGACCCTAGTATTACCCGAACAACTGAGATTATTCCCCAATCCGGTGAATGATGAATTGAACATCAACTTTGAGTTGCCCAATAAGGCAGATGTTCAAATGGTGATTATGGATCTGCAAGGGAAAAAAATGGAACAGGTTCCATTTATCCAAGTACAAGGGCGAATAGAGACGACTGTAGCTGTCCGCAGTTATCCTGCGGGAATCTATATTGTTCACCTGATTACACCATCAGGGCGTTTGTCAGAAAAATTCGTTGTATTTAAGTAG
- a CDS encoding DUF1569 domain-containing protein has protein sequence MRKKEFLTQEAPLLFTTLPADRKATFGLMTPQHMIEHLVGAIKGSVKRYGEPDPALVEKQMGFRRFIDNGAVLKHRPSDKTEADLPALKYASLAEAIEQFPIAIDRFYSHFEAQPDFKSYNQFMGELGFEELELFHFQHVRYHLWQFDLLAVYP, from the coding sequence ATGCGTAAAAAAGAATTCTTGACCCAAGAAGCTCCGCTCCTTTTCACGACTTTACCCGCAGATCGCAAGGCTACTTTTGGCCTGATGACTCCACAACACATGATAGAGCACCTGGTGGGTGCCATTAAAGGAAGTGTCAAAAGATATGGGGAACCGGACCCTGCCCTGGTGGAAAAACAAATGGGGTTTCGGCGATTTATAGACAATGGGGCCGTTCTAAAACATCGACCTAGTGATAAAACCGAGGCAGATTTGCCTGCTTTAAAATATGCTTCTCTGGCAGAAGCCATCGAGCAATTCCCCATCGCCATTGATCGTTTTTATAGCCATTTTGAAGCCCAGCCCGACTTCAAGTCTTATAACCAGTTTATGGGTGAGCTCGGGTTTGAGGAATTAGAGCTGTTCCATTTCCAGCATGTTCGGTATCATTTGTGGCAATTTGATTTGTTGGCTGTTTATCCCTAA